In one window of Candidatus Omnitrophota bacterium DNA:
- a CDS encoding MerR family transcriptional regulator, with protein sequence MVEKKYLNAGEVAASLGISKQTLIKYEQKTMFPKPRRNNLNGWREYTVEELNKLKKIMGRP encoded by the coding sequence ATGGTGGAAAAAAAGTATTTAAATGCAGGGGAAGTGGCGGCTTCGCTGGGAATATCCAAGCAGACCCTGATTAAATATGAGCAGAAAACGATGTTCCCGAAACCGCGGAGAAATAATCTCAACGGTTGGAGAGAGTACACGGTTGAAGAGCTCAATAAGCTGAAAAAAATAATGGGGAGGCCGTAA